A DNA window from Pseudarthrobacter sp. W1I19 contains the following coding sequences:
- a CDS encoding biotin--[acetyl-CoA-carboxylase] ligase, protein MDDAHTPGTPLNRRDLADERFLSATGIPRLDVVDSTGSTNADLLRSVTVEPAAWPDLSVLTAEYQTAARGRLDRHWEAPPLSSISVSVVLRPANAEGRPLPTQSYSWLSLIAALALRETLLETAGIPAELKWPNDVLVRGKKIAGILAQLGPMVDGSVPPVVLGAGLNVTLTASELPVPTATSVVLEGAKTADRTALLKSYLSNFSVLYRSFCNADGDPAAGMAGGPSLHKRVEAVMVTLGKQVRAQLPGDHEIIGHASRLDEYGSLLVVDRDSREHVVTAGDVVHLRPWTSPNASGQGGYA, encoded by the coding sequence ATGGATGACGCACACACCCCCGGTACGCCCCTGAACCGGAGGGACCTGGCGGACGAGCGTTTCCTGTCCGCCACCGGCATCCCGCGGCTTGACGTGGTGGACTCCACCGGCTCCACCAACGCCGACCTCCTCCGGTCAGTCACCGTGGAGCCCGCCGCCTGGCCGGACCTGTCCGTGCTGACCGCGGAGTATCAGACAGCTGCGCGGGGACGGCTGGACAGGCACTGGGAAGCCCCGCCGCTGAGTTCCATCTCGGTCTCCGTTGTCCTGCGCCCGGCCAATGCCGAAGGCCGGCCGCTGCCCACGCAAAGCTACTCGTGGTTGTCCCTGATCGCGGCGCTGGCGCTGCGCGAAACCCTCCTCGAAACCGCCGGTATCCCCGCCGAGCTCAAATGGCCCAACGACGTCCTGGTCCGGGGTAAGAAGATCGCCGGCATCCTGGCCCAGCTGGGCCCGATGGTGGACGGCTCGGTGCCGCCGGTCGTCCTGGGCGCCGGCCTCAACGTCACGCTCACCGCCAGTGAACTGCCTGTTCCCACCGCCACCTCGGTGGTACTGGAGGGCGCCAAAACGGCGGACCGGACAGCGCTCCTGAAAAGCTACCTGTCAAACTTTTCCGTGCTCTACCGCAGCTTCTGCAATGCCGACGGCGACCCGGCGGCAGGCATGGCGGGCGGGCCCTCCCTGCACAAGCGGGTAGAGGCGGTCATGGTCACCCTGGGCAAGCAGGTCCGGGCGCAGCTTCCGGGGGACCACGAGATCATCGGCCACGCGTCCAGGCTTGACGAATACGGTTCCCTGCTGGTGGTAGACCGGGACTCCCGCGAACATGTGGTCACCGCCGGGGACGTGGTGCATCTTCGGCCGTGGACATCCCCCAATGCTTCCGGCCAAGGCGGTTATGCGTAA
- a CDS encoding PH domain-containing protein, with the protein MRKDLLPGEQVIVTTRPQPRQLAGAAVAFILAPAVAAYCSAWLIRGGATRAVPALSGRWTPWLVGGCVLAAAAVWLGFCLPRLLRWQNTRYTLTSRRLVARSGMWKRRDQQVNLVSVRNLTVHESVLQRLFRSGNISLETGYQSVVTFPDVPEVARFRDFILDAIEDLPDEQDVQPGGSTDGPAETLPWEMREGGQDER; encoded by the coding sequence ATGCGTAAAGACCTCCTGCCGGGCGAGCAGGTCATTGTGACCACCCGCCCGCAGCCGCGGCAGCTTGCCGGCGCCGCGGTTGCCTTTATTCTCGCGCCGGCGGTTGCAGCCTATTGTTCAGCCTGGCTCATCCGCGGCGGAGCCACGCGGGCTGTGCCCGCGCTCTCCGGCCGCTGGACCCCGTGGCTGGTGGGCGGTTGTGTCCTTGCTGCTGCCGCCGTATGGCTGGGTTTCTGCCTGCCCCGTCTTTTGCGCTGGCAAAATACCCGGTACACCCTGACCAGCAGGAGGCTCGTGGCCAGGTCCGGGATGTGGAAGCGGCGTGACCAGCAGGTGAACCTGGTGTCGGTCCGCAACCTCACTGTCCATGAATCGGTCCTGCAACGCCTCTTCCGCTCCGGGAATATATCCTTGGAAACCGGATATCAGTCAGTGGTGACGTTCCCGGACGTGCCGGAGGTGGCCAGGTTTCGGGACTTCATCCTGGACGCCATTGAGGACCTGCCGGACGAGCAGGATGTCCAGCCTGGCGGGTCAACGGATGGCCCCGCCGAAACTTTGCCCTGGGAAATGAGAGAAGGTGGACAGGATGAACGATGA
- a CDS encoding acyl-CoA carboxylase subunit beta, whose translation MSHDLTTTAGKIADFRDRQARAEQPSGPEAIEKQHARGKNTARERISLLLDVDSFVEFDALAVHRSAAFGMEKKKPLGDGLVSGYGTVDGRPVAVYSQDFSVYGGSLSQVNGEKIVKVQEFAIRNGCPVVGILDGGGARIQEGVASLAMFADIFRNNVHASGVVPQISLIMGPSAGGAAYSPALTDYVVMVDKTSHMFITGPDVIKTVTGEDVDMETLGGARQHNATTGTSTYLASDEADAIEFVRELLDFLPSNNLSEAPVLEHQQELEIDDDDLALDTLIPDSANQPYDMRSVVEQIVDDGHFLEMQALYAPNVMIGYGRVEGHTVGIVANQPLQFAGTLDIAASEKAARFVRHCDAFNIPIITLVDVPGFLPGKDQEFQGIIRRGAKLLYAYAEATVPKLTVITRKAYGGAYIVMGSKKLGADLNLAWPTAQIGVMGAQGAVNILYRRDLAAVAEAGGDVEARRAEVIRQYEEELLNPYQAAQLGYVDAVIAPSETRTQIIKGLRALRDKRASLPTKKHGNIPL comes from the coding sequence ATGAGCCACGATCTGACAACGACAGCGGGAAAGATCGCCGATTTCCGCGACCGCCAGGCCCGTGCCGAACAGCCCTCCGGCCCCGAAGCGATCGAAAAGCAGCACGCCCGCGGCAAGAACACCGCCCGGGAGCGCATCAGCCTCCTGCTCGATGTTGACTCGTTTGTCGAATTCGACGCCCTGGCAGTCCACCGCTCCGCCGCGTTCGGCATGGAGAAAAAGAAGCCGCTGGGTGACGGCCTGGTTTCCGGCTATGGCACCGTGGACGGGCGCCCCGTGGCGGTCTACAGCCAGGACTTCTCCGTCTACGGCGGCTCCCTGAGCCAGGTCAACGGCGAGAAGATCGTCAAGGTCCAGGAGTTCGCGATCCGCAACGGCTGCCCTGTGGTGGGCATCCTGGACGGTGGCGGCGCACGTATCCAGGAGGGTGTCGCCTCACTGGCCATGTTCGCCGACATCTTCCGCAACAACGTCCACGCGTCCGGTGTGGTACCGCAGATTTCCCTGATCATGGGCCCCTCCGCAGGTGGCGCCGCCTACTCCCCCGCCCTTACCGACTACGTGGTGATGGTGGACAAGACCTCGCACATGTTCATCACCGGCCCGGACGTGATCAAAACGGTCACCGGGGAGGACGTGGACATGGAGACGCTTGGCGGCGCCCGCCAGCACAACGCCACCACCGGCACGTCCACCTACCTGGCCTCGGACGAAGCCGATGCCATCGAGTTCGTCCGCGAACTGCTGGACTTCCTGCCGTCGAACAACCTTTCGGAGGCACCTGTCCTGGAGCACCAGCAGGAGCTGGAGATCGACGACGACGACCTCGCCCTGGACACGCTCATCCCCGATTCGGCCAACCAGCCCTACGACATGCGCAGCGTGGTTGAGCAGATCGTGGACGACGGCCACTTCCTGGAAATGCAGGCCCTGTACGCCCCCAACGTGATGATCGGCTACGGCCGGGTGGAGGGCCACACGGTGGGCATCGTGGCCAACCAGCCCCTGCAGTTCGCCGGGACGCTGGACATCGCCGCGTCGGAAAAGGCTGCGCGCTTCGTCCGCCACTGCGATGCCTTCAACATCCCCATCATCACCCTGGTGGACGTGCCCGGCTTCCTGCCCGGCAAGGACCAGGAGTTCCAGGGCATCATCCGCCGCGGTGCCAAACTCCTGTACGCCTACGCCGAGGCCACCGTTCCCAAGCTCACCGTCATCACCCGCAAGGCCTACGGTGGCGCCTACATCGTGATGGGTTCCAAGAAGCTGGGCGCTGACCTGAACCTCGCCTGGCCCACCGCGCAGATCGGCGTGATGGGTGCCCAGGGCGCCGTCAACATCCTCTACCGCCGCGACCTGGCCGCAGTTGCCGAGGCCGGCGGGGACGTCGAAGCCCGCCGCGCCGAAGTCATCCGCCAGTACGAGGAAGAGCTGCTGAACCCGTACCAGGCAGCCCAGCTTGGCTATGTTGATGCTGTCATCGCGCCCTCCGAAACCAGGACCCAGATCATCAAGGGTCTGCGCGCGCTCCGCGACAAACGCGCCAGCCTGCCCACCAAGAAGCACGGGAACATCCCGCTGTGA
- a CDS encoding adenylate/guanylate cyclase domain-containing protein: MNDEDQQERVGSVAPAPEADAHPPTGTMSAERLAMKALEARLLGGERKLRRREVAAGAGLSLLSARKLWRALGFPNFGDEDVAFTERDQAALSTVVDLVRSGKLTEEAAISVTRSIGQMTDRMVVWQIEALVEDMVHEQGVSDAVARKRLVNELPALVDALEEMLVYSWRRQLNAGVQRLAVRAEAGLQASEEGREGDEDDAPLPLARAVGFADLVSYTSLSRRMNEKTLARLVQRFENKCAEIISVGGGRLVKTVGDEVLYIAETPAAGAEISLALAHAFTEDEILPEARVAMVWGRILSRLGDIYGPTVNLAARLTSLADPGTVLVDSMTASALEQDERFVLMPQPPENVRGFGEIRPVRLTRGLGKGLVLD; this comes from the coding sequence ATGAACGATGAGGACCAGCAGGAACGCGTCGGGTCCGTCGCGCCCGCTCCGGAGGCCGACGCCCATCCTCCCACCGGCACCATGTCCGCCGAGCGGCTGGCCATGAAAGCCCTCGAGGCCCGGCTTCTGGGCGGGGAACGCAAGCTCCGCCGTCGTGAAGTCGCTGCCGGCGCAGGGCTGTCCTTGCTCTCTGCACGCAAACTGTGGCGCGCCCTGGGCTTTCCCAACTTCGGGGACGAGGACGTTGCCTTCACCGAACGCGACCAGGCAGCCCTTTCCACCGTGGTGGACCTGGTCCGTTCCGGAAAGCTGACCGAGGAAGCAGCCATTTCCGTTACCCGCTCCATCGGGCAAATGACGGACCGGATGGTGGTCTGGCAAATTGAGGCCCTGGTGGAGGACATGGTGCACGAGCAGGGCGTCAGCGATGCCGTGGCCCGCAAGCGCCTGGTCAACGAACTTCCCGCCCTGGTGGACGCCCTGGAGGAAATGCTGGTCTACTCCTGGCGGCGCCAGCTCAACGCAGGGGTGCAGCGGCTGGCGGTCCGCGCAGAGGCCGGCCTGCAGGCAAGCGAAGAAGGCCGGGAGGGCGATGAGGACGACGCCCCGCTGCCGTTGGCACGCGCCGTCGGCTTCGCTGACCTGGTCTCCTACACCAGCCTGTCCCGGCGCATGAACGAAAAAACGCTCGCCCGCCTGGTGCAGCGCTTCGAGAACAAGTGCGCGGAGATCATTTCCGTTGGCGGCGGCCGACTGGTCAAGACAGTGGGCGACGAAGTCCTCTACATTGCCGAAACACCCGCTGCGGGAGCAGAAATTTCGTTGGCGCTCGCCCACGCCTTCACCGAGGACGAAATCCTGCCCGAGGCCCGGGTGGCCATGGTGTGGGGCAGGATTCTGTCCCGGCTGGGGGACATCTACGGGCCCACCGTCAACCTTGCCGCGCGCCTGACGTCCCTCGCGGACCCGGGAACCGTGCTGGTGGACTCCATGACGGCCTCCGCACTGGAGCAGGATGAACGCTTTGTTTTGATGCCCCAGCCGCCGGAAAACGTCCGCGGCTTCGGCGAGATCCGGCCCGTCCGGCTTACCCGCGGCCTGGGCAAGGGGCTGGTCCTGGACTGA
- a CDS encoding Ig-like domain-containing protein, translated as MTPASTTFDILQDAGEVFVDDESGSTLNQVSPANMRLGGDKRLPGAADVSFGSEVISVTDAVSGKVWAVSPSTVNGFDEEATEPVLVGSEGTVSAVGADDRVYSADPKSGVVTVTGVDVNGAVVSSDAETWSELKGAGDLQVTVVGDKPVVLDAAAGKLFLPGGKRLQLDNARDAKLQQTGPGSDFVAISTPKALLKQPLDGGTARTVSFGGEGVPAAPVQLGGCVHAAWSGANKYVRDCTNDADDKNVDVPKASASPSYVFRVNRDLVVLNDVNSGNVWLVNQNMQLVNNWDDVIPPQQTSDDADKDSADEVQQTVLPDRTKPNSAPVAKPDTFGVRAGKTTILPVLDNDSDPDGDILTVRTPEPLQSGLLSPIYGATGFQVSIGADKTGTEAFKYTVDDGRGLSGSADVTLNIIPPGENSAPRQKPNRNSTLVVQSGKVVSQNILPDWIDPDGDDLFVVGASSSDPRDQVKIRPDGLLSFQDSGSDPGRKTVTVTVSDGRSTAEGNVTVDVRPAGALPPIANADHVVAVAGVDTVIAPLKNDSDPQGGALRLAQITPDGNSTAVMGADQQTFTFNATAPGAHYITYLVTNGPASAQQLVRVDVVPGGGDAAPVAVRDTALLPSGGSVLVDVLGNDSDPSGGVLVVQSVTAADGLPLSVAVLDHSVVRITDLRAHGQLSVKYTISNGKSSATGEISVLVVPAPAKLQAPQAKPDEATVRAGDVVTIPVLDNDTDPNGGKLTLEPVLAQTPDTADGRIFTSGQSVRFIAGDLPKTVYAIYKVTNESGQSDSQQVTIRIRARDDQLNTRPEPRNLTARVVAGMTVRIPVPLDGVDTDGDSVQLTGVDKAPAMGTAVVKDGYLEFTAAGNAAGTDTFTYRVRDRIGAENTGTVIVGIAPQETNNQKPIAIDDAVDVRPGRKIAVDALTNDSDPDGDPVSLVSNGFEARPELAVEAADGGKVLLTAPAAAGNESVSYKIQDDKKAQAGAVIRVRVSPEAALKIPLAKDDVVTQAETLGKSAVDVPVLKNDSDPDGVASELKISLPDGNPNARATGDGTVQVTLAPEDQLVPYTVTDVDGQTATAVIWVPGQGEQHPTLARTDVVEVMSGKEVTLDLADYVRVRDGRTPLITQVDKVRVQGAEPDDVVAGNGGALRYAALKDYVGPGSLTFEVTDGTGPDDPAGLKSTLSIITKVIPDPNANHAPTFSGATLDVPKGESATLELANLAKDVDSGDQEKLRYELDGSLPEGFTASVDKTTLKVTPESARDAGWKGSIPLKVTDGRSEPVRATVTATVVASNRPLPVANEDVVDKANAGSSETINVLGNDFNPFPETPLRITSATVETGSAAGQPAVSGDSITVTPANGSKGVMVVRYTVMDKTEDVSRQTDGRIRITVRDRPDAPSAPTATDVRSRTAVLKWTPPSDNGAAITKYTVRSGNGFTQDCPTTTCTLTGLTNDVKYVFTVTATNEVRESDPSPVSNEIRPDEKPSPPDAPTVKAGDKNMEINWAPAKTEGSAVKTYNLEISPPPATGIAVKNGVTGLSYNWPGLTNGVRYKVRAQAVNELGPSDWGQYSAEDNPAGVPAAPAAPTSSVASSVGTSNQLKVDWSEPNTNGDAIRNYYVTMSGGGGAAQTQVVAGTVRTANFTANNSEASYTFTVQAENKAGKGAVSAASAPRRATGKLAQVSGVSATEADTGGAGRSVTINFRELTAAERNGSSYAEVSYTYRASTGQTGPIRPGQTVGGFTNGTSTAITVVANSAVAPSSDASAPATVNPYGWPGTPSASGTDGAENQKNLTLSWASPPASSWDIAYTQIRIDGGGWERVAASGSRTINTGGFSERHSIEVQGVNSRGTGGPLASASAQSGPQKTSWATRLNTGMDRSCTDLPGPTSYDPVAHTCDGKGGYDRPWMSYMDSFTVMCWKPHGTTYGGDGQWYYIMRGSPNATRWINSTHTSIGAPAQSGVPLCTFPTGATP; from the coding sequence GTGACGCCGGCGTCGACGACGTTCGATATTTTGCAGGATGCGGGGGAGGTGTTTGTTGATGATGAGTCTGGTTCGACGTTGAACCAGGTGTCGCCGGCGAACATGCGCCTGGGTGGGGATAAGCGGTTGCCTGGTGCTGCTGATGTGAGTTTCGGCTCCGAGGTGATCTCGGTGACGGATGCTGTGTCGGGCAAGGTGTGGGCGGTGTCGCCGTCGACGGTGAATGGTTTTGATGAGGAGGCCACCGAGCCGGTGCTGGTGGGTTCGGAGGGTACGGTGTCGGCGGTGGGGGCCGATGACCGGGTTTATTCGGCGGATCCGAAATCCGGTGTGGTGACGGTGACTGGTGTTGATGTCAACGGTGCGGTGGTGTCCTCGGATGCTGAGACGTGGTCTGAGTTGAAGGGCGCCGGGGATCTGCAGGTCACGGTGGTGGGGGACAAGCCGGTGGTGCTGGATGCGGCGGCGGGGAAGTTGTTCCTTCCCGGTGGTAAGCGGCTGCAGTTGGACAATGCCCGGGATGCGAAACTGCAGCAGACCGGTCCGGGCAGTGACTTTGTCGCAATCTCCACGCCGAAGGCGTTGCTGAAGCAGCCGCTGGACGGTGGCACGGCGAGGACGGTGTCGTTCGGTGGTGAGGGTGTGCCGGCGGCGCCGGTGCAGTTGGGCGGGTGTGTGCATGCGGCGTGGTCGGGGGCGAACAAGTACGTCCGTGACTGCACGAACGACGCGGATGACAAGAACGTGGATGTTCCCAAGGCGAGTGCGTCGCCGTCGTATGTTTTCCGGGTGAACCGGGACCTGGTGGTCCTGAACGATGTGAACTCCGGGAATGTGTGGCTGGTCAACCAGAACATGCAGCTGGTCAACAACTGGGACGACGTCATCCCGCCGCAGCAGACCTCGGACGACGCCGACAAGGACTCCGCCGATGAAGTGCAGCAGACCGTCCTGCCGGACCGCACCAAACCCAACAGCGCACCCGTGGCCAAGCCGGACACCTTCGGGGTGCGCGCCGGGAAGACCACCATCCTCCCCGTGCTGGACAATGATTCGGACCCCGACGGCGACATCCTCACCGTGCGGACCCCTGAGCCGCTCCAGTCCGGCCTGCTCTCACCCATCTATGGCGCCACCGGTTTCCAGGTCAGCATCGGCGCTGACAAGACCGGCACCGAGGCTTTCAAGTACACGGTGGACGACGGCCGCGGCCTCTCCGGCTCCGCCGACGTCACGCTGAACATCATCCCGCCGGGGGAAAACTCCGCGCCGCGGCAGAAACCAAACCGGAACAGCACACTGGTGGTGCAGTCGGGCAAAGTGGTCAGCCAGAACATCCTCCCCGACTGGATCGATCCCGACGGCGACGACCTTTTCGTTGTTGGCGCGTCCAGCAGCGATCCGCGCGACCAGGTCAAGATCCGGCCCGACGGTTTGCTCAGCTTCCAGGACTCCGGGTCCGACCCCGGGCGCAAAACCGTCACCGTCACTGTCTCGGACGGACGGTCCACCGCGGAGGGCAACGTCACCGTGGACGTGCGACCGGCCGGCGCACTGCCGCCGATCGCCAACGCGGACCATGTGGTGGCTGTTGCCGGGGTGGACACGGTGATCGCCCCGCTGAAGAACGATTCGGACCCACAGGGCGGCGCCCTGCGGCTGGCCCAGATCACACCAGATGGCAACTCCACCGCCGTTATGGGCGCCGACCAGCAAACGTTCACGTTCAACGCCACCGCACCGGGCGCCCACTACATCACCTACCTCGTCACCAACGGACCCGCCAGCGCCCAGCAGCTGGTGCGCGTCGACGTCGTGCCTGGCGGCGGCGACGCCGCCCCGGTGGCCGTCCGTGACACCGCCCTGCTGCCCAGCGGCGGCAGCGTGCTGGTGGACGTTTTGGGCAACGACTCCGACCCCTCCGGCGGTGTACTGGTGGTCCAGTCGGTGACGGCCGCGGACGGGCTGCCGCTGAGCGTCGCGGTCCTGGACCACTCGGTGGTGCGGATTACCGACCTCCGCGCCCATGGCCAGCTCAGCGTGAAGTACACAATCTCCAACGGCAAGTCCTCTGCCACCGGCGAAATCTCCGTACTGGTGGTCCCCGCCCCCGCCAAGCTGCAGGCGCCGCAGGCCAAACCGGACGAAGCCACCGTCCGCGCCGGGGACGTGGTCACCATTCCGGTGCTGGACAACGACACGGACCCCAACGGCGGCAAGCTCACCCTGGAACCGGTGCTGGCGCAAACACCGGACACCGCGGACGGCCGCATCTTCACCTCCGGCCAATCAGTGCGTTTCATCGCCGGCGACCTGCCCAAAACGGTGTACGCCATCTATAAGGTCACCAACGAGTCCGGGCAGTCCGACTCCCAGCAGGTGACCATCCGGATCCGGGCCCGGGACGATCAACTCAATACCCGGCCCGAACCCCGGAACCTGACAGCCCGCGTTGTGGCAGGCATGACCGTCCGCATCCCAGTGCCGTTGGACGGCGTGGACACCGACGGCGACTCCGTCCAGCTGACCGGCGTGGATAAGGCGCCGGCGATGGGAACGGCCGTGGTCAAGGACGGATACCTCGAATTCACCGCTGCAGGCAACGCCGCCGGGACAGACACGTTCACCTACCGCGTCCGGGACCGCATCGGTGCAGAGAACACCGGCACGGTGATCGTTGGCATCGCGCCGCAGGAGACCAACAACCAGAAACCCATCGCCATTGACGACGCCGTGGATGTCCGTCCCGGCCGGAAAATCGCGGTTGACGCACTCACCAACGATTCGGACCCGGACGGTGACCCGGTCAGCCTGGTATCCAACGGCTTCGAAGCCCGCCCCGAGCTTGCCGTCGAAGCAGCCGACGGCGGCAAAGTACTGCTCACGGCGCCCGCCGCCGCAGGCAACGAAAGCGTCAGCTACAAAATCCAGGACGACAAGAAAGCCCAGGCAGGCGCCGTGATCCGGGTCCGGGTCAGCCCCGAAGCCGCACTGAAGATTCCGCTCGCCAAGGATGACGTTGTCACCCAGGCGGAGACGCTGGGCAAGTCCGCGGTGGATGTTCCGGTGCTGAAGAACGACTCCGATCCCGACGGCGTTGCCTCCGAGCTGAAGATCAGCCTCCCTGATGGCAACCCCAATGCGCGTGCAACGGGTGACGGCACGGTGCAGGTCACGCTCGCGCCGGAGGACCAGCTGGTGCCCTACACGGTCACCGATGTTGACGGCCAAACCGCGACGGCGGTCATCTGGGTTCCCGGGCAGGGGGAACAGCACCCCACCCTGGCCAGGACCGACGTCGTGGAGGTGATGTCCGGCAAGGAGGTCACCCTTGACCTGGCTGACTACGTCCGGGTCCGCGACGGCCGCACACCCCTCATCACCCAGGTGGACAAGGTCCGTGTCCAGGGTGCGGAGCCGGATGACGTGGTGGCCGGGAACGGCGGCGCCCTCCGTTACGCCGCCCTCAAGGACTATGTAGGTCCGGGGTCCCTCACTTTCGAAGTGACTGACGGTACCGGACCGGATGATCCCGCCGGCCTCAAGTCCACACTCAGCATCATCACCAAGGTGATTCCGGATCCGAACGCCAACCACGCGCCTACCTTCAGCGGTGCCACCCTCGACGTGCCAAAGGGCGAATCCGCCACCCTGGAGCTGGCAAACCTTGCGAAGGACGTGGACTCAGGCGACCAGGAAAAGCTCAGGTACGAACTCGATGGTTCCTTGCCCGAGGGCTTCACCGCCAGCGTGGACAAAACAACCCTCAAAGTGACCCCGGAATCGGCCAGGGACGCCGGCTGGAAGGGAAGCATCCCGCTCAAGGTCACCGACGGCCGGTCCGAGCCGGTCCGTGCCACGGTGACGGCAACGGTTGTCGCATCGAACCGGCCGTTGCCGGTGGCTAACGAGGACGTGGTGGACAAAGCCAACGCCGGCAGCTCCGAGACCATCAATGTGCTCGGGAATGACTTCAACCCGTTCCCCGAGACCCCATTGCGGATCACGTCCGCAACCGTGGAAACCGGCTCCGCCGCCGGGCAGCCCGCCGTCTCGGGGGACTCCATCACCGTCACCCCGGCCAATGGTTCCAAAGGCGTGATGGTGGTGCGCTACACGGTGATGGACAAGACGGAGGACGTTTCCCGGCAGACCGACGGCCGGATCCGCATCACCGTCCGCGACCGGCCCGACGCCCCTTCCGCGCCTACGGCAACGGACGTCCGGAGCCGGACCGCCGTGCTCAAGTGGACACCGCCGTCGGACAACGGCGCGGCCATCACCAAGTACACGGTGCGCTCCGGCAACGGCTTCACCCAGGACTGCCCCACCACCACCTGCACACTGACCGGGCTGACCAACGACGTGAAGTACGTCTTCACCGTCACGGCCACCAACGAAGTCCGGGAATCCGATCCTTCGCCGGTGTCCAACGAAATCCGGCCGGATGAAAAACCGTCACCGCCGGACGCCCCCACGGTCAAGGCCGGCGACAAGAACATGGAGATCAACTGGGCCCCGGCCAAAACCGAGGGCTCCGCAGTAAAGACCTACAACCTGGAAATCTCCCCTCCGCCGGCCACCGGGATCGCCGTCAAGAACGGCGTGACGGGACTCAGTTACAACTGGCCGGGCCTGACCAACGGTGTGCGCTACAAGGTGCGCGCCCAGGCCGTCAACGAGCTCGGCCCGTCCGACTGGGGCCAGTACTCCGCTGAGGACAATCCGGCGGGCGTCCCCGCTGCTCCGGCGGCGCCCACCTCGTCCGTGGCATCTTCGGTGGGTACGTCCAACCAGCTCAAGGTTGATTGGAGCGAGCCGAACACCAACGGCGACGCCATCAGGAATTATTACGTCACCATGAGCGGCGGCGGAGGTGCGGCGCAGACGCAGGTGGTGGCAGGCACTGTCCGGACCGCCAACTTCACCGCCAACAACTCCGAAGCCTCGTACACCTTTACCGTCCAGGCCGAGAACAAAGCCGGCAAGGGCGCAGTCAGCGCCGCGTCGGCTCCGCGCCGGGCCACCGGCAAGCTCGCCCAGGTCTCCGGCGTGTCGGCAACCGAAGCAGACACCGGAGGCGCCGGCCGTTCCGTCACCATCAACTTCCGGGAATTGACGGCAGCGGAACGAAACGGTTCATCGTACGCCGAGGTCAGTTACACGTACCGCGCCAGTACGGGCCAGACCGGGCCTATCAGGCCCGGCCAAACCGTGGGCGGCTTCACGAACGGCACCAGCACCGCCATCACAGTGGTCGCCAATTCCGCCGTTGCCCCCAGCTCTGACGCCAGTGCGCCGGCCACCGTGAACCCCTATGGCTGGCCCGGTACGCCGTCGGCTTCCGGGACGGATGGCGCTGAAAACCAGAAGAACCTGACATTGAGCTGGGCCTCACCTCCCGCCAGCAGTTGGGACATCGCCTACACCCAGATCAGGATCGACGGCGGCGGCTGGGAACGGGTGGCGGCCTCCGGAAGCCGCACGATCAACACCGGCGGCTTCAGCGAGCGGCACTCCATCGAGGTCCAGGGCGTCAACTCGCGTGGCACCGGCGGGCCGCTGGCCTCGGCGTCCGCACAGTCCGGCCCGCAGAAGACCAGCTGGGCTACACGCCTGAATACCGGAATGGACCGCAGCTGTACCGATCTTCCCGGGCCTACGTCCTATGATCCGGTGGCCCATACCTGCGACGGCAAGGGCGGCTACGACCGGCCGTGGATGTCCTACATGGACTCGTTCACAGTTATGTGCTGGAAGCCGCACGGCACCACCTACGGCGGTGACGGCCAGTGGTACTACATCATGCGCGGCTCACCGAACGCGACCCGCTGGATCAATTCCACGCACACCTCGATCGGTGCTCCGGCCCAAAGCGGTGTGCCGCTGTGCACCTTCCCGACGGGAGCAACGCCATAG
- a CDS encoding NAD(P)-dependent oxidoreductase yields MTLSNDASDSPASPYQASGSLRGRTVLISGGSRGIGLAIAVRAAKDGANIVLMAKTGEPHPKLAGTVYTAAEQLAAVGGQALPLVGDVRNDDDVARAVSAAVDRFGGIDVVINNASAIDLSRTDMVDMKKYDLMQDINVRGTFLLSKLALPALRASGAGQILTLSPPLNLDPQWAGKHLAYTMAKYGMSLTTLGLAEELKADGIRVNSLWPCTLIDTAAIRNMPHGDQMVQAARGPQIMADAAHAVLTGANLGAGGAASGNFYTDEQVLAAAGVADFRPYSLGASEDRLVADIFL; encoded by the coding sequence ATGACTTTGAGCAATGACGCTTCGGACTCCCCGGCAAGCCCCTACCAGGCCAGCGGATCCCTGCGGGGACGCACTGTTTTGATTTCCGGCGGCAGCCGCGGAATCGGGCTCGCGATCGCTGTGCGCGCCGCGAAGGATGGCGCCAACATCGTGCTGATGGCCAAGACCGGCGAGCCGCACCCCAAGCTTGCCGGCACCGTATATACGGCGGCAGAGCAGCTGGCGGCCGTAGGGGGCCAGGCGCTTCCCCTGGTGGGTGACGTCCGGAATGACGACGACGTGGCGCGCGCTGTCTCAGCTGCCGTGGACCGCTTTGGCGGCATCGACGTCGTTATCAACAACGCCTCCGCCATCGACCTGTCCCGCACCGACATGGTGGACATGAAAAAGTACGACCTCATGCAGGACATCAATGTCCGGGGGACGTTCCTGCTGTCCAAGCTGGCCCTTCCCGCCCTGCGCGCCTCCGGCGCCGGGCAGATCCTGACCCTCTCGCCGCCGCTGAACCTTGACCCCCAGTGGGCGGGCAAGCACCTGGCGTACACCATGGCCAAGTATGGGATGAGCCTGACCACGCTGGGGCTTGCGGAAGAGCTGAAGGCGGACGGAATCCGGGTCAACTCACTGTGGCCCTGCACCTTGATCGACACCGCAGCAATCCGGAACATGCCCCACGGCGACCAGATGGTCCAGGCGGCGCGCGGGCCACAGATCATGGCTGATGCCGCCCACGCCGTCCTCACCGGCGCCAACCTTGGGGCCGGCGGCGCGGCCAGCGGCAATTTCTACACGGACGAACAAGTCCTGGCAGCGGCGGGGGTAGCGGACTTCCGTCCTTACAGCCTGGGGGCCTCAGAGGACCGGCTGGTAGCGGACATCTTCCTGTAA